AACTTTAAACAAAAATCCTTTTCCATTTGATTATCTTATTACCTCATATGCCACGAAGTTATATAAACCGGATCCTAAAATATTTGAATATGCATTAAATGAAATGCGATTATCAAAAGACGATGTGATATTTGTTGGAGATAATTACAATGTTGATATTCTCGGCGGCAATAATTTTGGGATAAAATCAATTCTTATAAATAGGTTAAATCGTCAATATGAATATTCAGAAACTATAAAATCATTATATGAATTGGATAGATATTTAAAATAATAAATTTACCTTGCGAGCAGCACCAGATCTAAATAACGTTCTGGTTCCTGCTCCTTTTTTTATCAGATCAAACAATAAATCGCCATTTTCAACATATGCACCTGATAAAATCTTTACAGGAAATACATCTTCCACCATCATAGTTGATGGTCCGGCTATTGCAACTCTATCTGTGTTAACATAATTTAATATCCAATCTATAGTTCCATTCACAATTGAAGTTCCAGTGATAATAACAGCACTGCATTTTGGGAGCATCTCTATAATTGCCCAATCTGGAAGTACTTCATCACTTCTCCTTTGTCTATCAAAAACAAGAACATCCCAGACTTTGGGTTTTAATATTTCAACAAAGGGCGTAATTTCGCCAATCATTCCAACAACATCGTTTTTCTTAAATTCCATTAATTCTAAAGTATCTCCACCAACAAATCGTTCTGGATTTTTATTAAAGACAGCATTTAATGCAGCGTAAGATACAGATCTTAATAATGGATCACCAGAAAATAATCCTACTTCTAATAAATCTTTTGCTTTCATTCCAATATTAGCTTTACTCTCTGGTTTTCCGTCTAATCCCATACATTTGTAAAATTCTTCACATTTACCTAAAGTATCTTCGCGATTTGTAGCAACAAAACCTACTCTACCATCGCTTAATTTTACAGCTGTTTCTCCAATACCAATAATAAAATCTTCAATAATAACATCATCTGTTAAATTTTCAAGAGCTTTGTTATAAAGTTTTTTTGCAATACTCAACTTTATCCCCCCTACCATTTTATGTGATACTATTATACTATTTTTAACATTTAATATCAAATGTTATTTCTCAAAAATTCTGTAAGATAAAAATGGTAAAATTAAATAAACTGGAAGGAGGTTGAAAAAATGAGAAGTATTTTACAAGATTTAACACCAGAATTTTTGAAAATATTAAATATGGATAAAATATATTGGTATGAAGGATGGAAGGAATATAAACAAAAACATCCCAGATTAATTAGTGAATATGAAAAGAAAGAAGATTTAAACGAAGAAAAAATAAAAGAAAGATTACAAGATATTAGAAGAAAAGATTTTGATTTATTTAAGCAGGATTGGGAGAACAATTTTCTCAGTGTAAAAAAAGAAATGGTTCAAAAACTTTCGAGAAACGCTGAACATTATCAATTAAAACGTGGTGATTTTGTTGTATTTATTATGGGAATGTTGGGTTTAAATTCTCATTATTATATCGATACTTACTATGGAACTGTTATTATGGTTGATTCATTTTATCATTTTTTAAATAACGTAGATATTAGAGAAACTGTTG
This is a stretch of genomic DNA from Marinitoga piezophila KA3. It encodes these proteins:
- a CDS encoding Rossmann-like domain-containing protein encodes the protein MSIAKKLYNKALENLTDDVIIEDFIIGIGETAVKLSDGRVGFVATNREDTLGKCEEFYKCMGLDGKPESKANIGMKAKDLLEVGLFSGDPLLRSVSYAALNAVFNKNPERFVGGDTLELMEFKKNDVVGMIGEITPFVEILKPKVWDVLVFDRQRRSDEVLPDWAIIEMLPKCSAVIITGTSIVNGTIDWILNYVNTDRVAIAGPSTMMVEDVFPVKILSGAYVENGDLLFDLIKKGAGTRTLFRSGAARKVNLLF